Proteins from one Oscillatoria nigro-viridis PCC 7112 genomic window:
- a CDS encoding ABC transporter permease, which translates to MTELDLLVRAIGKKWLWVQAALAFAFLYLPILILIIYSFNASRFNAVWRGFTLDWYRSLFSNAGGTIATSSSAGILTALNNSLLIAAISTVLATIFGTMLALALERFHFPGRKAVEALLFLPIIMPEITIGISLLVFFTLVFRIVENLTGIRLNLGLPTVIIGHVVFNISFVTVTVRARLAELDPQLEQAAFDLGANEWRAFWRITLPLIWPAIFSAALLAFTLSLDDFVVTFFTTGVGSVTLPLFVYGMIKFAVTPAINAISTLMLLASLLLVLSSFKVKKT; encoded by the coding sequence ATGACTGAACTAGATTTACTCGTGCGGGCGATCGGCAAAAAGTGGCTTTGGGTACAAGCTGCACTAGCATTTGCCTTTCTTTACTTGCCAATTCTCATCTTAATTATTTACTCCTTTAACGCCTCCAGATTCAATGCCGTTTGGCGCGGCTTTACCCTCGATTGGTACCGCAGTTTGTTTAGCAATGCAGGCGGGACGATTGCTACGAGTAGCAGCGCCGGAATCTTGACTGCACTCAACAACAGCTTGCTAATTGCAGCTATTTCGACGGTGTTAGCGACAATTTTTGGTACAATGCTGGCGTTAGCACTCGAACGCTTTCATTTCCCAGGACGCAAAGCAGTAGAAGCTTTACTGTTTTTGCCGATTATTATGCCCGAAATTACGATCGGCATTTCGCTGCTAGTTTTCTTTACCCTAGTATTTCGGATCGTAGAAAATCTCACGGGAATTCGCCTCAATCTCGGCTTACCTACCGTAATTATCGGTCACGTTGTCTTTAATATTTCCTTTGTGACTGTTACTGTCAGGGCGCGTTTGGCGGAACTCGATCCTCAATTAGAACAAGCAGCTTTTGACTTAGGCGCTAACGAATGGCGGGCTTTTTGGCGCATCACTCTCCCTCTGATTTGGCCCGCTATTTTCAGCGCTGCACTGCTGGCTTTTACTTTGTCGCTGGACGATTTTGTCGTGACATTTTTTACCACCGGCGTCGGTTCAGTGACGCTGCCGCTATTTGTTTACGGCATGATAAAATTTGCTGTCACGCCAGCGATTAATGCCATTTCAACTTTGATGTTGTTGGCTTCCTTATTGCTGGTTTTATCATCGTTCAAAGTTAAAAAAACTTAA
- a CDS encoding hydroxysqualene dehydroxylase — translation MSAESSTPKIVVVGAGWAGLGATYHLAQQGYDVTLLEAGPYPGGLVAGWKTAGGRSVEAGIHGFWYPYQNIFSLVKELGIDPFTPWTRSCQYSPAGLEVESPIFQDEPILPTPLGTFLYTRFKRLPLVDRLSALPLLYAVLDFDNSDEAWRRYDRVTARELFKQFGVSARLYRDAFEPMLLVGLFAPGEQCSAAAALGMLYYFILAHQPDFDVVWCRGTVGEKIFRPWVERIEKLGAKVLTKQRVTDVIVDSNNRATGVVCGEETFEADAVIFAVGVTGMQKIISSSPALQSRQEFRDAMNLGAVDVLAVRLWFDRKIEIPLPSNACFGFSSTTGWTFFDLNALHDEFRDEPGTVVEADFYHANQLIPLKDEEIVSLVQRDLATCIPAFREAKVIDSSAIRLSRAVTHFAPGSYQYLLPAVTSYDNVLMSGDWVVTRHGSWSQEKAYVTGLEAANLVISRFGIGNKAAIIPVEADEPHIQIGRKINQFARSLSKTFLPDFWLP, via the coding sequence ATGTCAGCAGAATCGTCAACCCCAAAAATAGTCGTCGTCGGTGCAGGATGGGCCGGTTTAGGCGCTACCTATCACCTAGCCCAGCAAGGCTATGACGTAACTTTGTTAGAAGCAGGCCCTTATCCGGGCGGCTTAGTTGCAGGGTGGAAAACCGCCGGCGGGCGTTCCGTAGAAGCTGGGATTCATGGCTTCTGGTATCCCTACCAAAATATCTTTTCCTTAGTCAAGGAATTAGGAATCGATCCCTTCACACCTTGGACTCGTTCTTGTCAGTATTCACCGGCCGGATTGGAAGTAGAATCGCCAATTTTTCAGGACGAACCGATCCTTCCCACACCGTTAGGAACTTTTCTTTACACGCGATTTAAAAGGCTGCCATTAGTCGATCGGCTTTCAGCCTTGCCCTTACTCTACGCCGTCCTAGATTTCGACAATTCCGACGAAGCTTGGCGCAGGTACGATCGCGTCACAGCCCGCGAACTATTCAAACAGTTTGGCGTTTCTGCAAGACTGTACCGCGATGCTTTTGAACCGATGTTATTAGTAGGTTTATTTGCACCAGGAGAACAATGTTCTGCTGCCGCAGCTTTGGGAATGCTTTATTACTTCATCTTAGCCCACCAACCGGATTTTGATGTAGTTTGGTGTCGCGGCACAGTCGGAGAAAAAATCTTTCGCCCGTGGGTAGAACGCATTGAAAAACTCGGTGCAAAAGTATTGACAAAGCAGCGAGTTACTGATGTAATAGTTGACAGCAACAACCGAGCCACAGGCGTTGTTTGCGGCGAAGAAACCTTCGAGGCAGATGCAGTTATTTTTGCAGTTGGCGTCACGGGAATGCAAAAAATTATCAGCAGCAGCCCAGCTTTGCAAAGCCGCCAAGAGTTTCGGGACGCGATGAATTTGGGTGCAGTTGACGTGTTAGCTGTTCGCCTGTGGTTTGACCGAAAAATAGAGATTCCCCTGCCTTCCAATGCCTGTTTTGGATTTAGTTCAACTACAGGTTGGACGTTTTTTGATTTGAATGCTTTGCACGACGAATTTCGAGACGAACCTGGAACAGTTGTCGAAGCTGACTTTTATCACGCCAATCAATTAATTCCCCTGAAAGATGAGGAAATTGTTTCCTTAGTTCAGCGGGATTTAGCCACTTGCATCCCCGCTTTTCGGGAGGCAAAAGTAATTGACAGCAGCGCGATTCGGCTGTCGCGGGCGGTGACGCATTTTGCCCCTGGCAGCTATCAGTATTTGTTGCCTGCGGTAACAAGTTATGATAATGTATTGATGAGCGGAGATTGGGTTGTGACCCGTCACGGTTCTTGGTCGCAGGAAAAAGCTTATGTTACTGGTTTGGAGGCGGCAAATTTGGTAATTTCGCGTTTCGGAATCGGGAACAAAGCGGCAATTATTCCCGTGGAAGCTGACGAACCGCACATTCAAATCGGGAGAAAGATTAATCAGTTTGCTCGCAGTTTGAGTAAAACATTCCTTCCCGATTTTTGGCTGCCATAA
- a CDS encoding outer membrane protein assembly factor BamB family protein, translating into MSLSSRRTFNQQLGLFLLSAAVPPAVIKPIQTDSSEQALLETNLNNFLAKADPEIELLVPTFLGNDKRRFYGRGVPKSLKLIDKFELGSGRTFLGRRSQIWSGAGWTGQPTITRDRGKTYLIIGSFDHNLRKIDIATNKEVWRYKFDDIIKGSSTIYIDEKASPENRIVILQGSRSGGGGQSVVPSFRAISFRTGKELWKLDIRRTPSYSRDNDSSALDIGGGVLFNAGENAIGYFLDSSTSNAKIKQGINQPNILSEVQLYAAGDISKHGGNLVAESSPSRLKDRIFIAAGSGHIYGISIETKKIVWDFYTGSDLDGSAVISKSGKLFCAIEKQYIQGNGGVLKLNPNKEPNASVEWFLPTGNRRLSSWEGGIIGSVALNDEYNSGEFPALFATNAIDGNLYIGSQDMITGKKIAVPWRNQSYDTPVIVFKKAIGSSISTPIFTDGNKLIGAGYNGVYLFTLNWERAKSGERNALKNAKGEFYRLKVIESGRFKPGLSFEATPVVWDGIVRICARDGWMYTLG; encoded by the coding sequence ATGAGCTTATCATCTCGGAGAACCTTCAATCAACAGCTAGGACTATTTTTGCTGAGTGCTGCTGTTCCTCCTGCTGTTATCAAACCGATCCAAACAGACTCCTCGGAGCAAGCTTTATTAGAAACTAATCTTAACAATTTCCTGGCTAAAGCAGACCCAGAAATAGAATTATTAGTCCCGACCTTTTTAGGTAACGACAAGCGTCGGTTCTACGGCAGAGGTGTTCCGAAAAGTTTGAAGTTAATCGACAAATTTGAGCTAGGAAGCGGACGGACTTTTCTGGGAAGGCGATCGCAAATTTGGAGCGGCGCGGGTTGGACTGGACAGCCCACAATTACCAGAGACCGGGGGAAAACTTATTTAATTATAGGTTCTTTCGACCACAATTTGCGAAAAATAGATATTGCTACCAATAAAGAAGTTTGGCGCTATAAATTTGATGATATAATCAAAGGTTCATCAACGATTTATATTGATGAAAAAGCTAGCCCCGAAAACAGAATTGTAATTTTGCAAGGCAGCCGCAGTGGCGGTGGTGGCCAAAGTGTCGTGCCGAGTTTTAGGGCAATATCTTTTAGAACTGGCAAGGAACTTTGGAAATTGGACATCAGGAGAACGCCCAGCTACAGCCGCGATAATGACAGCAGCGCTTTGGACATCGGCGGTGGCGTTTTGTTCAATGCGGGGGAAAATGCGATCGGCTATTTTCTCGACAGTTCCACAAGCAATGCAAAAATCAAACAAGGCATCAACCAGCCAAATATCTTGTCAGAAGTACAGCTTTATGCAGCAGGAGATATCAGCAAACACGGCGGAAACTTGGTAGCGGAATCATCGCCATCACGGCTCAAAGATAGAATATTTATAGCTGCTGGTTCCGGTCATATTTACGGTATTAGCATTGAAACTAAAAAGATAGTTTGGGATTTTTATACTGGTTCAGATTTGGATGGAAGTGCTGTAATTTCTAAATCAGGGAAACTGTTTTGTGCCATTGAAAAACAATACATTCAAGGCAACGGCGGAGTGCTGAAGCTGAATCCAAACAAGGAACCGAATGCCAGCGTCGAATGGTTTTTGCCGACGGGAAATCGCAGGCTTTCTAGCTGGGAAGGCGGGATAATTGGCTCGGTGGCGTTGAATGACGAGTACAATTCAGGGGAGTTTCCGGCGCTGTTTGCCACAAATGCGATCGACGGCAATTTGTACATCGGTTCCCAAGATATGATTACAGGTAAAAAAATAGCAGTACCTTGGCGAAACCAGTCTTACGATACTCCGGTAATAGTATTTAAAAAAGCCATTGGTTCTTCAATTTCTACTCCGATTTTTACCGATGGCAATAAACTGATCGGTGCGGGATACAACGGTGTTTATTTGTTCACTTTGAATTGGGAACGAGCGAAGTCTGGGGAGCGGAATGCTTTGAAAAACGCTAAAGGGGAGTTTTACCGTTTGAAAGTAATAGAATCGGGGAGATTTAAGCCGGGTTTGTCATTTGAGGCGACGCCTGTAGTTTGGGACGGAATTGTGAGGATTTGCGCGAGGGATGGCTGGATGTATACTTTGGGTTAG
- the crtA gene encoding cyanoexosortase A, with the protein MFKKKLFWLIIIATALVTLNMTLLWKLGDIAHFWMSIVFWSAVGSLLWDNQDILKQNEEIKSDLLSTVAGTLLIALILFKSAVVSSKFDPFLRLAPFLSGLGLSLIAVGFHNLKLYWRELVILFFHGTPSVITLPLVDFITSLTAKFAYYSLWYVGFNVTRDGNYVALPTGRVLVNGGCSGIEAMNYLLGLAVVCLVMFPTKQNKALVIGFAVICGFIVNVFRVAGMALLVASNRLDLFKYWHEGEGSLVVGMIAVILFGIFYQFMLKRDSKLSQSSGN; encoded by the coding sequence ATGTTCAAGAAAAAACTTTTTTGGCTCATAATTATCGCCACAGCTTTAGTCACTCTGAATATGACACTCCTGTGGAAACTGGGCGATATTGCTCATTTTTGGATGAGTATAGTTTTTTGGTCCGCTGTGGGTTCCCTGCTTTGGGACAACCAGGATATTCTCAAACAAAATGAGGAGATAAAAAGTGACCTATTATCGACAGTAGCAGGGACGCTCTTAATAGCTTTGATTTTATTTAAAAGTGCTGTGGTTTCCAGTAAATTCGATCCTTTCTTAAGACTTGCACCTTTTTTGTCTGGTTTAGGTTTGAGCCTGATTGCGGTAGGTTTTCACAACTTAAAACTATATTGGCGTGAATTGGTAATACTATTTTTTCATGGCACCCCCAGTGTAATTACGTTACCTTTAGTGGATTTTATTACCTCGCTTACTGCTAAATTTGCTTATTATTCTTTGTGGTATGTCGGTTTTAATGTAACACGTGACGGTAATTATGTTGCTTTACCGACAGGAAGGGTGTTGGTAAATGGGGGTTGTTCGGGTATAGAGGCAATGAATTACTTATTAGGTTTAGCTGTTGTTTGTTTGGTGATGTTCCCTACTAAACAAAATAAGGCTTTGGTAATAGGTTTCGCTGTCATTTGTGGTTTTATTGTTAATGTTTTTAGAGTGGCGGGAATGGCATTGTTAGTTGCATCTAATCGCCTAGATTTGTTTAAATATTGGCATGAGGGTGAAGGTTCTTTAGTGGTGGGAATGATTGCGGTAATTTTGTTTGGGATATTTTATCAATTTATGTTGAAACGAGATAGCAAACTTAGTCAAAGCTCGGGAAATTAA
- a CDS encoding thioredoxin domain-containing protein — MVNRLAQSQSLYLRKHAENPIDWWPWCDEALETARSENKPIFLSIGYSSCHWCTVMEGEAFSDRAIAQYMNSHFIPIKVDREERPDIDSIYMQTLQMMTGQGGWPLNVFLTPDERVPFYGGTYFPVEPRYGRPGFLEVLQAIRRFYDTEKGKVEAFKAEILSNLQQSAALSGVTAELNRELFQKGLEINTGIVAGHNPGPSFPMIPYAELALRGTRFNFESKYDSKQVCTQRGLDLALGGIYDHVGGGFHRYTVDATWTVPHFEKMLYDNGQIVEYLANLWSAGIQEPAFETAIAGTVEWLKREMIAPTGYFYAAQDADSFNTSEEVEPEEGAFYVWTYAELEQLLTAEELAEIKAQFTVSRSGNFEGKNVLQRRHPGRLSDTVETALAKLFAVRYGGNPNTVKTFPPARNNQEAKNDSWPGRIPAVTDTKMIAAWNSLMISGLARAAAVFGNLEYLELAVKAANFILDNQWTEGRFQRLNYDGQSAVTAQSEDYALFVKALLDLHQASLTLGNGEEAKQLPNSQFWLEKALQVQEEFDEFLWSVELGGYYNTAQDASGDLLVRERSYIDNATPAANGIAIASLVRLALLGPNLEYLDRAEQGLQAFSSIVQDSPQACPSLLSAIDWYQHSTLIRTSPDQISGLISQYYPTAVCQIEADLPEGVIGLVCECLTCKEPAKSQERLLEEILQSQTRV, encoded by the coding sequence ATGGTCAACCGTCTTGCTCAATCCCAAAGCCTTTACCTGCGGAAACACGCCGAAAATCCGATCGACTGGTGGCCTTGGTGCGACGAAGCCCTAGAAACGGCCCGAAGCGAAAATAAACCGATTTTCCTGTCAATTGGCTACTCTAGCTGCCACTGGTGTACGGTGATGGAAGGAGAAGCATTTTCCGATCGCGCGATCGCCCAATACATGAATTCGCATTTTATACCGATAAAAGTCGATCGCGAAGAACGCCCGGATATCGACAGCATTTATATGCAAACCTTGCAAATGATGACCGGTCAAGGCGGTTGGCCGCTCAACGTTTTTCTCACTCCAGACGAGCGAGTTCCCTTCTACGGAGGCACTTATTTCCCCGTAGAACCGCGCTACGGACGGCCGGGATTTTTAGAAGTTTTGCAAGCAATTCGCCGCTTTTACGACACAGAAAAAGGCAAAGTAGAAGCCTTCAAAGCAGAGATTTTAAGCAACCTCCAACAGTCGGCCGCGCTGTCAGGAGTGACCGCCGAACTAAATCGCGAACTCTTCCAAAAAGGCTTAGAAATCAACACCGGAATTGTGGCAGGCCACAACCCCGGCCCCAGTTTTCCCATGATACCTTATGCTGAGCTAGCACTGCGGGGAACGCGATTTAATTTTGAATCAAAATACGACAGCAAACAAGTCTGCACTCAGCGCGGATTAGACTTAGCATTGGGCGGCATTTACGACCACGTGGGAGGCGGATTTCACCGCTACACGGTTGACGCGACTTGGACTGTCCCGCACTTTGAAAAAATGCTCTACGACAACGGTCAAATTGTTGAGTATTTAGCAAATTTGTGGAGCGCGGGAATACAAGAACCGGCTTTTGAAACTGCGATCGCGGGGACAGTAGAATGGTTGAAACGAGAAATGATTGCGCCAACAGGCTATTTTTATGCTGCACAGGATGCGGACAGCTTTAACACTTCTGAAGAAGTTGAACCGGAAGAAGGAGCATTTTATGTCTGGACTTATGCCGAACTGGAACAACTATTAACTGCTGAGGAATTGGCGGAAATTAAAGCACAGTTTACTGTTAGTCGCAGCGGCAATTTTGAAGGCAAGAATGTATTGCAGCGCCGCCATCCGGGAAGACTGAGCGACACGGTAGAAACAGCTTTGGCTAAACTCTTTGCTGTTCGCTACGGTGGCAATCCCAATACTGTAAAAACCTTTCCGCCAGCCCGCAACAATCAAGAAGCTAAAAACGACAGTTGGCCGGGTAGAATTCCCGCCGTTACTGACACGAAAATGATTGCTGCTTGGAATAGCTTAATGATTTCCGGTTTAGCCCGCGCTGCGGCTGTTTTTGGCAATTTGGAATATCTCGAATTAGCTGTGAAAGCGGCTAATTTTATTTTAGACAATCAGTGGACGGAGGGGCGATTTCAGCGGTTGAATTATGACGGACAATCTGCTGTAACCGCGCAGTCGGAAGATTATGCTTTGTTTGTGAAAGCTTTGTTGGATTTGCACCAAGCGAGTTTGACTTTAGGTAACGGGGAAGAGGCAAAACAGTTGCCGAATTCTCAGTTTTGGTTGGAGAAAGCTCTGCAGGTGCAAGAAGAGTTTGATGAGTTTTTGTGGAGCGTGGAATTGGGAGGATATTACAATACTGCTCAGGATGCTAGCGGAGATTTGTTGGTGCGGGAACGCAGCTATATAGACAATGCAACTCCGGCGGCGAATGGAATTGCGATCGCGTCTTTGGTTCGCCTCGCGCTGTTGGGCCCGAATTTGGAATATCTCGATCGCGCGGAGCAAGGTTTGCAAGCTTTCAGCAGTATTGTGCAAGATTCTCCGCAAGCTTGTCCGAGTCTACTTTCGGCGATCGACTGGTATCAGCATTCTACCCTGATTCGCACGTCACCAGACCAGATTTCGGGGTTGATTTCGCAGTATTATCCGACTGCTGTATGTCAGATTGAGGCTGATTTGCCTGAAGGTGTTATCGGGTTAGTTTGCGAGTGTTTGACTTGCAAGGAACCTGCGAAAAGTCAAGAGCGGCTGTTGGAGGAAATTTTGCAAAGTCAAACGCGGGTTTAG
- a CDS encoding PEP-CTERM sorting domain-containing protein, translating to MKEKNLLPVNIKIKVSTMKSPLNLVKSILVVAGVAAVSAVSAAPASAFSFGNIAGGDTVGDNYLNSFSFDVIDKGASVLFNISNSGNAAAPSMFIGKVLFDDNGYLSNAVANVGNVGDVSFSGGLSNDQLPQGGNGFTTNYAFTRDNGAGNKWGVQGSETFGVSFTGNYANVISALNSGALKLGLHVQALPNGASDSYISSTSNTEATPEPLTMLAAGAAVGFGTMFKKQRAQAQKAE from the coding sequence GTGAAGGAAAAAAACCTGCTGCCAGTCAACATAAAAATAAAGGTGTCAACCATGAAATCCCCATTAAACTTAGTCAAATCTATTTTAGTTGTTGCCGGTGTCGCCGCTGTTAGTGCAGTATCCGCAGCACCTGCATCTGCCTTCAGCTTTGGTAATATCGCTGGTGGCGATACGGTTGGAGATAACTATCTAAATAGCTTTTCATTTGACGTAATTGACAAAGGTGCATCAGTTCTTTTTAACATCTCCAACTCTGGAAATGCTGCTGCCCCTAGTATGTTTATCGGTAAAGTTCTCTTTGATGATAATGGCTATCTGTCTAATGCCGTGGCTAACGTAGGTAACGTGGGTGATGTATCCTTTAGTGGTGGTCTTAGTAACGATCAGTTGCCTCAAGGTGGTAATGGTTTCACTACAAACTATGCCTTCACAAGGGATAATGGTGCTGGTAATAAATGGGGTGTCCAAGGTAGCGAAACTTTCGGAGTGAGCTTTACTGGAAATTATGCTAATGTCATTTCCGCTTTGAATAGCGGTGCCTTAAAATTAGGTTTGCACGTTCAAGCCTTACCCAATGGTGCAAGCGATTCTTACATCAGCAGCACTAGCAACACTGAAGCTACTCCTGAACCTTTAACAATGCTTGCTGCGGGAGCCGCTGTTGGATTTGGTACTATGTTCAAAAAGCAACGCGCTCAGGCTCAAAAAGCTGAATAG
- a CDS encoding ABC transporter permease has translation MSVKNRQQTNLLLLLFPATAWLMVFFILPVLIVLLYSFLERGTYGGVTWIFTLSNYQRLFSGLFLGVIGRSLWLAFLTTAACWLVGYPLAFFIATRSPRWRNALLLLVIIPFWTNFLVRTYAWIVLLRSEGVVNTALQSLQIISAPLNLLFTPFAVALGLIYGYLPFMVLPLYSSIERFNFSLVEAAHDLGANDIRTFWRVFLPLTSRGIVAGSILVFVPAVGAFITPDILGGSKTIMVGNLIQNQFMKARDWPFGSALSMLLTVIILIPVLIYFRVSDET, from the coding sequence ATGAGTGTCAAAAACCGCCAGCAAACTAACCTGTTGCTGCTATTATTTCCCGCTACCGCATGGCTGATGGTTTTCTTCATTTTGCCAGTGCTAATTGTCCTTTTGTACAGTTTTTTAGAACGCGGTACTTACGGTGGCGTTACTTGGATATTTACTCTCAGCAACTACCAGCGTTTGTTCAGCGGACTTTTCTTAGGAGTAATTGGGCGATCGCTCTGGCTGGCATTTTTAACAACTGCTGCTTGCTGGTTAGTTGGCTATCCCCTAGCCTTCTTCATCGCCACCCGTTCTCCCCGCTGGCGAAATGCTTTGCTTTTGCTAGTAATCATTCCATTTTGGACTAACTTTTTAGTGAGAACCTACGCCTGGATCGTACTCCTGCGTAGCGAAGGAGTAGTTAACACAGCCTTGCAAAGCTTGCAAATTATTAGCGCACCGTTAAACTTGCTTTTTACGCCTTTCGCTGTGGCGCTCGGTCTTATTTACGGCTATTTACCTTTCATGGTTTTGCCTTTATATTCTAGCATAGAACGATTCAATTTTTCATTGGTAGAAGCCGCTCACGATTTAGGGGCTAATGATATCAGAACTTTCTGGCGCGTATTTTTACCATTAACAAGTCGCGGTATTGTTGCGGGATCTATTTTAGTTTTTGTTCCCGCCGTCGGCGCTTTCATCACACCGGATATATTGGGCGGATCTAAAACAATTATGGTGGGAAATTTGATTCAAAATCAGTTTATGAAAGCCCGCGATTGGCCTTTTGGCTCAGCGCTTTCTATGCTGTTGACGGTAATCATATTGATTCCTGTGTTAATTTATTTCCGCGTCTCTGACGAAACTTAA
- a CDS encoding 2TM domain-containing protein, translated as MHGLDWSLLILLRWGLGLLLNAWNVDRTEGEEYEKAFQRWRLKKQVGQ; from the coding sequence GTGCACGGGCTTGATTGGTCGCTGTTGATTTTACTAAGGTGGGGCTTGGGATTGTTGCTGAATGCTTGGAATGTCGATCGAACTGAAGGGGAAGAGTACGAAAAAGCGTTTCAGCGGTGGCGGTTGAAGAAACAGGTGGGACAGTGA
- a CDS encoding ABC transporter substrate-binding protein has product MKRLLTFLLLFVMSATVAFGCSPTGGNQQQVLSIYNYASYIAPEAIAQFEKENNVKIQYDTFENSDALYAKLKQGNPGYDLIFPADYMVKIMIADNIIEPLNLNNIPNKKNLEPKFINQAFDPENKYSLPYQWGTMGIGYNVKTIQGEINSWGVMFDPKYTGKVAWQDDARYTLAGVLMYLGFDPNTTNPEEINKARDLLIKSKNIIAAFVPDTGQNMLDQGEVNLTMEWSGDIFQVMKENPNLRYAIPKEGTIIFSDNMAIPKGAPQKELAEKFINFILQPEVGAQISNFTHFGSPNKAAIDRGLIDPKDLKNPQIYPPAEVFGKMKLLQDVGKATALYDRAWTEVKAGAGK; this is encoded by the coding sequence ATGAAACGCCTGCTGACTTTCCTACTTTTATTTGTGATGAGTGCAACGGTGGCTTTCGGCTGTAGCCCCACAGGTGGCAACCAGCAGCAAGTGCTCAGCATTTACAATTATGCAAGTTATATCGCCCCAGAAGCGATCGCCCAATTCGAGAAAGAGAACAATGTTAAAATTCAATACGACACTTTCGAGAACAGCGACGCACTCTATGCCAAACTCAAACAGGGAAACCCCGGTTACGACTTAATATTTCCCGCCGATTACATGGTGAAAATCATGATCGCAGACAATATAATTGAGCCGCTCAATTTAAACAATATTCCCAACAAAAAAAACCTAGAACCTAAGTTTATCAATCAAGCTTTTGACCCGGAGAACAAATATTCCCTCCCCTACCAGTGGGGAACGATGGGAATTGGCTACAACGTGAAAACTATCCAGGGAGAAATTAACAGTTGGGGGGTGATGTTCGACCCAAAATATACCGGAAAAGTCGCGTGGCAAGACGATGCCAGATACACACTGGCAGGAGTTTTAATGTATTTAGGATTTGATCCAAATACAACCAATCCCGAAGAAATTAACAAAGCCCGCGATTTGCTGATTAAAAGTAAAAATATCATTGCAGCTTTTGTCCCCGATACAGGTCAAAATATGCTAGATCAAGGAGAAGTAAATTTGACAATGGAATGGAGCGGTGATATTTTCCAAGTGATGAAAGAAAATCCTAATCTCCGTTACGCTATTCCCAAAGAAGGAACAATCATTTTTTCTGACAACATGGCCATTCCCAAAGGTGCGCCCCAGAAAGAGTTAGCGGAGAAATTTATTAACTTTATTTTGCAGCCAGAAGTAGGCGCCCAAATTTCCAATTTTACCCACTTCGGATCGCCCAACAAAGCAGCAATCGATCGAGGTTTAATCGACCCGAAAGATTTAAAAAATCCTCAAATTTACCCGCCGGCTGAGGTGTTTGGCAAAATGAAATTATTGCAGGATGTCGGGAAAGCAACTGCATTGTACGATCGAGCTTGGACGGAAGTTAAAGCAGGGGCCGGAAAGTAA
- a CDS encoding ABC transporter ATP-binding protein, which produces MHAVEVLEVSKVFKSVRSQDFLAVDNINLQIYDREFFSLLGPSGCGKTTTLRMIAGFEIPTAGEIYIHGQPMQNRPPFHRPVNTVFQNYALFPHMTVAQNAAFGLEMENLPQKTIRDRVAEALALVQLTEVGKRYPRQLSGGQQQRVALARALVKQPSVLLLDEPLGALDLKLRKEMQLELKKMQRKLGITFIYVTHDQEEALTMSDRIAVMDGGKLQQVGTPVDIYEYPKTRFVADFIGESNFLSGRVVEKQNGTIIVLVDQQLAVLVATAEDIPPGKVVTLVLRPEKAAIYPANYEVENSWPGIVEEAIYIGTDTRYTVRLTAKSSIALRRQNLHRDDLQRHQVGDSVRVAVPPESICIC; this is translated from the coding sequence ATGCACGCTGTCGAAGTTTTAGAAGTTTCCAAAGTATTTAAAAGTGTCCGCAGTCAAGATTTCTTAGCTGTAGACAACATCAACCTGCAAATTTACGATCGAGAATTCTTTTCTTTACTCGGCCCTTCCGGCTGCGGCAAAACTACAACTTTGCGAATGATCGCTGGTTTTGAAATTCCCACAGCCGGCGAAATTTACATTCACGGCCAACCGATGCAAAATCGCCCGCCATTTCACCGCCCAGTAAATACGGTATTTCAAAACTATGCTTTATTTCCGCACATGACAGTAGCACAAAATGCCGCTTTTGGGTTGGAAATGGAGAATTTGCCTCAGAAAACAATTCGCGATCGCGTTGCTGAAGCCTTAGCATTAGTACAGTTAACCGAGGTAGGAAAACGCTATCCCCGGCAACTGTCAGGGGGACAGCAGCAGCGAGTAGCACTAGCAAGAGCATTAGTCAAACAGCCGTCTGTTTTGCTGTTGGATGAACCCCTAGGAGCGCTGGATTTAAAATTGCGTAAAGAGATGCAATTAGAATTAAAAAAAATGCAGCGAAAATTGGGAATTACGTTTATTTATGTCACTCACGATCAGGAAGAAGCACTAACAATGTCGGACAGAATTGCAGTGATGGATGGAGGAAAACTGCAACAAGTAGGGACGCCTGTTGATATTTATGAATATCCTAAAACGCGGTTTGTTGCTGATTTTATTGGCGAGAGCAATTTTTTAAGTGGTCGAGTAGTAGAAAAGCAAAACGGTACAATAATCGTGTTGGTTGACCAGCAGTTAGCCGTGTTAGTTGCAACAGCCGAAGATATCCCCCCTGGGAAAGTTGTTACCCTGGTGTTGCGGCCAGAAAAAGCTGCTATTTATCCGGCTAATTATGAGGTTGAAAATAGCTGGCCGGGAATAGTAGAAGAGGCTATTTATATTGGCACTGACACGCGCTATACGGTGCGGTTGACTGCTAAAAGTTCGATCGCCCTTCGCCGACAAAACTTGCACAGAGATGACTTGCAGCGACACCAAGTAGGCGACAGCGTTCGAGTTGCCGTGCCGCCGGAAAGTATTTGCATTTGTTGA